The segment GTAGATTTAATAGTCTGCTTATATCTTAGCGAATTGTTTGTAGTTGGAATCATATTTGTGAATTGGCTTACCATTAGTTTATTAGCTATACCAACTACAGAAATCTTTCACAATACTCGCGACATTACTTCAATTTATTCTCAGTTTCATGCTTGTTGCCTTCAGGTAACGTCGATGCtaaaaaattggaaaatgaagaagagaatgAACAAGAAAGTGATGAAGAGATGGATACAGATGATGAGGAAGAGCTAGAAATTGAAGATGAGGAGGAAcaagaaattgaagaagaggATTAATtggctttttaaaattttgtttattttgttcttGATTTTTACATGTATTTGCCAATATATATTATGGTGAGATGCTGGAAGAGCAAAGAGTTTCATTTTTGAATTTGCTCTCATGAGCTACTATATATACTATACTAAGTAGTAACTATACCTACTAactccgtttcaatttgtttctcTTAATTTCTCTTAGTttgttgttaaaaaaaatagttataacaAGAGTAAATGTTATTTTGATGCAGAACAcagaatattaataaaaaaagttacttGTGTTAAATTTTGTGCTGAGTAATACTCAGTAATTAATCCTTTGACATTAGCTTGACAAGAAGAACTAAACTCTTTTATGGAGTTCAAATTACTTCCTCTAttcactttaaaaataaatattcgttttctttttaagttaaacatataaaaagaaaatcatgttcTACCGTTATCGTTAATTACTTATTctccaaattatttttgaagataTGATATTTATTAAACATCAATTGATAGCAGTGTAACATATAACAACGAGTTTGTTTTCGAGATAAcaaatctcattttttttatgaaagattatatctataaatttatattttgagaaCTTAGCAATAAAAATATCTTGCCATAAGTTAAAGTATTTACTTACTTTTCAAATAGTGTCCCTCTTTTATGGAgtataaaaaacataatgaaagttGAATGTGACATGATGCACGAATGGTACCAATATCCAAAGCAAAACTAATTTTTCAAACAAGAAAGTCTATGATTTACATCTACTTAATTTTTGACTCCGATCTATTTCAATTAtcgtttttattaaaaaataattgatctgaaataagtattttataattttagaaaattaaaatttaatgaatcattaatttttaccttttcctttatttaataaacatatgaagaaattaatatgataggaaaaaaatttatgatcacataattcttttttttatcaaattaccTTTTTTAACgtagttaatattttcttaataacgTATAAATAAGGAACTATTTTCTTAAAAACGTGTAAATGGAAAATATGACATGTAAAAAATCTCAACAATAAGTTGAACATTTCATTATCAAGTAAACCTTCTCAAACACGTAATTTTGACTGCTTTTCTATGTCCACCCGTAaaagaagaatccaaataaataaaatatttttttaaaagtaaaaaaaataaataaagagaatttCTAGAAGACGTTTAAAATAGTTTGTCTTAAAGCACATGTGTCTTGTCttggattttaatattttatacaaccaataattatttatagagaaaaagaattattcaaAAGTGAAcagtacaaaaaaaaacatctttaaATTAGTTTATCTCAGGAATATACTGTCAAGTGGCaataataattactttttttcttgattaatattGAAAGTGTTTTTTCTTTAGCATTTATCCTAGTGGCactttatcaaaaattatttttttgcttgTTGTGATTTTAAGCTATTGAGTAGAGCCTAGATGAATAGTGTACGAAGAACCGATAAGTAATTCCATTAGGTATTGATCGATATTAATTATTGGAACAACTCACTGAACTATTTAAGACATCTAAAAGAATATAGATCGAACCTATTCGAAATATATTTCAACTCTTAATTcgttaaattttgaatttttttttaatccaaagtGGATGAAGGAGAAACACACTATTTTCTTGCATCTAATTTACCTAAAAAGTAATTCAGTTTGTTCACATTAAACCAAACAAAACATGATATTCTTTTCATCTGTCCTAGCCATAGTGGATCGAGTTACTTCATACCTATTATTGATGGGAGGTAGGCAGGTAGCAGATATCTTATCGAACTAGTCGAGATGCACGAAAGCTGGCCCGACCACcatgatcatttaaaaaaattaaaagatggcCCAAGGTGGGGGTGGGGATGGAATTCCAACAATCCTCATTTGTCATAGGCACTAATGACTTTTACCAGAATGACACTTAGATTTGACCTATACCAAACAAAAACATTGCAGCTGAGACtattacattatattattacaagaatgaagcatgtgattTGTTAGAAAATACATAGGGTTAGGCAAAATAGGACTATAGACCTTTGACCATTCTACATCGAAATTCAACTAATTTAGATTCGCACAATAAAGGGATGAGCCCTTCCTACCAAGAATTTCTCTACTCACACAGGATTTCTCTCTATTAGAATTCGAACTCGAAATCTTTGGTCCCACACATCTGACACAACTTCTTAATAGTTGGGCTCAAGTCAATTGCATGTCAAAAAACCATGAAGAAACTTCATGATGTACACTTGCAGACCAACTGGGAAATGGATGTTAAACCTATTTCACCACCACTGTGCCCTCAAAAGAGCTTCTTAAAACGCGATTATCAATCATGAACTTGTTCCTATCGCGTGAATCACCATCAATGGTGTAAATAAGAGCTGAGTTTAAAACATAATTGCATAAAGATAATTATTGTGTTTAGCACTTACAACCATGGAAACATCAACTACATCACAAAGAAACTACAATACCTGTATATATAAAGGACAGAGAGTTGATCACTTATCTAAACATATACAACCTATCAAGCCTTCATATAGGAAATAAGACAGTTTAATACTAGTACTAGTTCAGAGGTACCATGTAGATATATCCTGCTTTGTCAGCTGTTCCACGGCGTAGTCGCTTCCTCCCAAGTTGAACGGGGAACCGAATCTGTAATCAGttatatcatttatgtttcCACCGAAGGGGGCGTCAAAGGACATTTTGCATTGATCATATTGAAACTCTGTTGAACGATAAACAGGCATGCTGGTTTCTTGAGCTGAGGTCTCCATATGTCCTAGGTTGATGTTGCCATCCATGGGAAGTTCAACTGTTTGTTGCTGAGGCAGGCTTTGGTTTACTAGAATCTCAGAAATTCCGGAACAGATGCTACCATTTTGCTGAAAGTTGTTGTCGTATGATGTTATGAGGTCAGAAATGATCCTCTGATCATCTTCAGGGAGTCCAAGCCCCGAGGCACTCATCGAAGAGGAAGCAGTGACTGACGAGACCGCTGGCTTAGAAGTTGCAGTTTGTGCAGGAAAAACTGTGTTGTGCTCATAGTTGATCTGATACTTAGGTGTAGTAAGTGTTTGAGCAGAATTGAACCGGAATGGACAACTCATTTGGTGGTTGTTTCTTGAAGTCCTGTCAAGGAATCCAGCTTGATAATTGCTGTATGGGCAGTGAAGGTACTCACAAGTATATATCTTTTGATCAACAGACTCCTCAAAACATGGTTCCTTCCTCTTCTGGATAAAATCGGAAGTTAAATCAATAATTTCTCCTTTCACTGGAGCTAAACCTGGCATCAAAACCCTATCTTTAGGTAACATAATTCCAGTTTGGAGATTGATGTCATGGGGTTTACATTCCACTTCATTGTTTCTCTCGTTATCCACTCCTTCCACATCGTAATCGCTAGCATCGCTGATGAAAAAGGAACCATTACCAACAGCTAGAGATCCCTGTGGATAGCTGTCAGGATACAGCTTACGAGCCAAAGCCTCTTCTTGATTGATAATAGCAAGCCAAGTAGCACTCTCCTTAGCTGTCATCTTATCCTGCAAGCACTTTGACTGTCGAACAAGCTTGCGAATCTTAGCAATGTCGGGAGAGATGTGTTTGATTACCGCCGTCAGAACACCAACCTTCCAGGCCTTCTTCAGATCATGAGGCTTCTTGTATGGAGGTTGAACTTGATCATTTGGCAGACCCAACTGACCCCACCATTCCTCTTTACCAGAGGGCCACCAGGGTGGAGATACCCCCTTCTCCAACGGAAACCGCCTCTGTGGAGGATCACAGTGCTGCATCAAAGCAGACAAAAGGGATCCTAGAGTTGTATCCTGCAGCTCCTGTAAAGTGTGGGGAGTGGAAACTATCACACTCGATTCCTCAACTCTCCCAGGAATCTGATTATCAGCCTGATACTTAGCAATAGCAGCAGGGCCATTTCGATCAAATCTGACCTTTTCCTTCCACCAAGCACGAAGATTGTCCGAAGCACCAGTCACAGGCTTCCCTTTCTCAGGGATAATTCCATAAACAAAACCCTGAGCATTACAAACCTCCATCATTTTCAGCATGTACTTCAGTATACCATCTTGTGCACGCGACATCTTCTTTCTACGAGCCTGCTCCTGCGACTGACGCTGCTTCGCACCATCCCCCACCACTTTattcttgtttttctctttGAGACGCCTCAAAAGCATTCGATCCCTCCACATCCTCCTCTCTAGCTCTTCCACATCCATCTCCTCATCACTATAATCATCCTCCTCCAACCCAACCGGCTTATGCTCAACTTCTTGAGCTCCACATCCCATAGAATCAGATAGAAACTCAAAATTTCCAGAGAACCCCATATCTTCAAATATCCCCATTTACCAAATTCTGCAACACCAATTCAGATACAacaaataaactcaacttttagTAAAATCAACTCCAATTTAATCCAAAATTAATGATCTTTAATCTAACATCATCAAACAAAACAGTCCAAATTCCTCAAAACTAGATAATCTTtaacaaatcataaaaaattactcCCACTTTATACTACACATAACACgtcatcatataaatataactCCATGGagaaaaaaacacaaacaaacataaatataacaacgccataaaacaaattttttctACTGAAAAACACCCTTTTAACagaatttcataattttctctACTGATTACTATTAAAAATTCCATCTATATCTTCtttgtttgtaaaaaaaaaacacccttTTAATCCCCACATATACTCTGATCTACCAACCCCTTCAAGAACcatattttcacaaaaattcACAACAAACCAACACTCaaaaaaacttaacaaaaaaaaaatcaagaaaatgacttACATGATTTTCTTGAAAACAGCTTGTTGAAGCTGTTATCTATGGCTATACTACTTTGattttgaaccaaaaaaaaaagaaaaaagagagaaagagaagggGTTTGAGAAGAATGTTAGGTGTATTGAAGTGATGTTTTCACTTTTGTTGTGTATTGGAAAGTAAGAAGAAGAGAGGAAGGTGCAAAGAcattaaaagtaaaaacaaagtggAAAATGCAAAATGCAAATAAAATAGAAGGATAAGTTACaaccttttcttatttttttttatttttattttttaactatgGATAAGTTAAGTTAACTGTGGTCCTAAAAGGAGTGGTCATGCTGACGTattcattactttaattttatcaaattagtCCCTATAGTTTCATATGTTTCGTTTTTTAACCCTACTAGTTTGTGATGATTAAAATATTAGCTTCGAATTCCACTAATTCGAGTTGAACAAATGAACacttgaaaaaatcaaaattataaaataatatcagTTTTTATAAATGATAATGTATCATTGTTTACAAATAATAACATGTGTTTTCAAATGTctgaattttatttatgttaaattcTATAAGTGGAAAATCGattatctattttaaaatatgaaaaatcctTCTTTATTTGAATACAATTTAAATTGTAAAAAGAGTCAATAATTTGTCAACTAAAATCatcatttcatataaaatactcataaaatcaatttattagCTTCAATACCGattaacaaaaacaatattTCATTGTTTAAATAACATgtatattcaattatttaaatttcaattacgcgtgaatttaataatatttaacgAGCAGTAAATAAAttgctaataatttttttttaaaaaataaaaaagttgcaGTTATCagtaacttttaaaaaatgataaaattatatttatgcataaattttttttgaaattttgggaatgaaatcattatttcatataaaatactAGCTTCAGTTATCTAATTTAAGCTAGAGACTGGAAATATAAACTTATAAAATGACATCGACGTTTTAGTATTGCAAATAACACACATATTCAAGAGCCTTAATTAAAGTTAATATTATTCAACGAGCTTGAAtcgaatatttttttaaaactatataaaaatgtcttttttgaaaaaatgtatagttgtcaataattttttttaataaaaaattgtatttgaacATAAATTTTACTTATAATAAGAGTTGAATTTTTGTGAGTGTAAATTGACATTATATAAAATACTTGTCGAATCAATTTAAAAGCTCCAAATTATCTAATTTCAGTCgaagattgaaaaaataaattgtaaagCAATATCAATTATAGACAAATGTTTCATCGTTTGCAAATAACACGTGTGATTAAATAGCTAAATTTCAGTTATACGAAAAGTTAATTGTGTTTTACaagttatgaatatattatttattttaaaatttttaaaaaaatggcaaTAACtctataaaagtaataaattgcATTggacatatattttataaaaaaaaaattaaaattttacgaGTGAAAATCATTATTCCATATAAAATATTCCTCAAATTGATTTATTATCTTCAAATTTATCTAATTTAAGTTGAAGGTGAGTAATTTATTTCaatactaaaataaatcttttaaaaaattgcaattGCCAATCACATTTTATATGACATTTAAGaatttaatcttattttttatgCAATCTTAATTGTTCAATTATTGGATTATCTGAAATTTCACATTCTCCGCGGTataatttccttctttatttaaaaataaatttaaaaaatccatttttcaattaaaaaaaaagttgatggtgtctttttaaatttacttttttatttggagtaaaattataattttgaggAGAAAcatgtaaatatttatatatttgttctaagtgtgaataaaataaataaaaagtgtgCTGTGAAAACACGAAATCAAATGTCTTTAATTAATTACCATAAAATATCTTAACCTCTCTTTGATACTCAAATCAAATATTGAAATGTATTTccatataaataaaagtattaaTATCAATTGCTTTAGTATACAAAGTTGGAAGCTATTTTAAATCTTGTAGTATatcacattttatatataagttaataaCTTATTTTCTGCAAAATAGTTAACATGCCATTAGTTTAACTAGCCAAAATAGATAATcaacatatttaaataaaactaaGAAGGAAACCTTACAAAATTGCTATCctttataacaatattttactttaacgatcgaaataaaattaaaatgaattttttaaaatatacttttagaATCTCTACAACAAACTTTTTACCTATAAAAGcaacattatatttatttttttccagcAATACATTCTTTATAAAATGATCCTTCATGATCTTCTTTTTTGGTGGTATAATAATTAGTCATTTTTATAGAGCTAATATCTATAAGATTATCAATAATGCATAGagatttttatcaaatattttggtAATTCAATACAGGATTAATGACAAAGAatatttaatcatattaatatttaatttcaccattaaaacattttcattctttccaCAAAGTGAGATGACACTTGGGATTTGATATTAAACTTCcctataattattaaatattatttaaattttcaaatattgttaATGTTATAGACACATAACAATTCATCACTATAACAATTAAAAGATTTCAGAACCAGTGAtgttacaaataaatttaattggacATATAAggttaaaaaatattagttttatatatttgatattatggTAGCAAGAATGTATAAGAGCTTTTGTTGCATATTTAGTAACGAAAAAAGAATATTGAACAAACATGAATGgacatataataaaaatatgattttgtgtACTTCTTGTTGTAGTAAATCTAATATACTAATAGAATATTCtaaatataatttgtttataaattatttGGTTACTAATTACAAATTCGTTTTCAAGCTAATTTATTGTCTATTTGGTGTGAATATTATCTCGTTGTTTAATTTTACAGGTCAATTATCTTATTAATCTAACTAAAAaggaattatataaataatatagtttcAAGCTTTCATTTAACGCTATAAGAAACTTCTCTAGTCACacaaatattatgatataattaaagagaattataattataaaacaaaCATTTTTCTGCGTTGCTAAAAAAACAGACATTACCTTTAAGTTATAAGTGATACAAGTAAAACACACcaagaatttaaaacttcatTATTTTCGAAAGATCGAATAATCGCAAAATTTCTATTCTCTAGGAGTACGAAAGGCATAGTGACAAAATACTTTGAGGGCAATTGTATCATTACGAAAACTTGGAGTACCTTTACGAAGTTGAGGTAAAGGGATTCGGCCGCCATTTTTGATTCTGATTTTACCTTTGcctatttttcaattattatattttcaccCCCCAAACTTTACCTTATCACGTGCAAGGTACAATTTGGTGGGCCCTTTACAATAGAAACTAGTCCTTGTAtttctattttaagttaaaGTTGGTCCCATCCTTTAATTTTTGAGCTTATCCATTGTCATAGTgacaaaaatttatgaaaatggtcCCTCTAGTTTTAAAATAGGTTCAAAATGGTCAATATAAGTGTACATTTAAGCAATTACTCTCTTTTAAGTTTTTGAGAAGTACGTTTAGTATATGTCAAAAATTCTATGCCTTTTATTTTAACTGtggttttagttttttttctcgttttaagaaaaataataaagagaaaaagtattttactcttaaatgcatgatttttttgtCTAACGAAAAGAGTTTAGTTGGAAGCAGTTCAAAAAAATGACAattgtttaaattatttgaaaaagtgAAAACTGACAAACAATAATCGATTtagaatatgttattttttctaCTAATACCGATTAACCAAGGTTGAATTTTTAGCACATAGACCTAGAAAGTGTGAAATCAATCTGGTTTAActgtttaaaatattatgtaattttttttaaaaaagaaatctagagaatttgattatttctttttcaaaatctaGAAATTGAAGTCTTTAACCAACAAATATGATCTAGTGGTGGTAAAGATCAGGGTTTAACCCCAATGATGTATTTTAAGACTGtacatattatataatataaagatcAATCAAATTgttcattattttcaattattatttatataccAATCAAAAATCTTTGATcgattttctcaaaatttaaacGAATTCGGTTAGTTTGAGACTTTAGTAGTCCAATTTCATCTTTCTCCGTAGTGTTAGAAATAATCATGAATAAATTTTACCACTACTTCATAAGATAAAGAAATTGtttctaaatattgaaattaataattattattagctAAATTGGCTATTAATTCGAGTAATACCCACTCTTACGTTTGTGAAAAGTAAGGATGTTTAGTATATGTCAAATATCTTATGACT is part of the Solanum lycopersicum chromosome 1, SLM_r2.1 genome and harbors:
- the EIL3 gene encoding protein EIN3-like3; the encoded protein is MGIFEDMGFSGNFEFLSDSMGCGAQEVEHKPVGLEEDDYSDEEMDVEELERRMWRDRMLLRRLKEKNKNKVVGDGAKQRQSQEQARRKKMSRAQDGILKYMLKMMEVCNAQGFVYGIIPEKGKPVTGASDNLRAWWKEKVRFDRNGPAAIAKYQADNQIPGRVEESSVIVSTPHTLQELQDTTLGSLLSALMQHCDPPQRRFPLEKGVSPPWWPSGKEEWWGQLGLPNDQVQPPYKKPHDLKKAWKVGVLTAVIKHISPDIAKIRKLVRQSKCLQDKMTAKESATWLAIINQEEALARKLYPDSYPQGSLAVGNGSFFISDASDYDVEGVDNERNNEVECKPHDINLQTGIMLPKDRVLMPGLAPVKGEIIDLTSDFIQKRKEPCFEESVDQKIYTCEYLHCPYSNYQAGFLDRTSRNNHQMSCPFRFNSAQTLTTPKYQINYEHNTVFPAQTATSKPAVSSVTASSSMSASGLGLPEDDQRIISDLITSYDNNFQQNGSICSGISEILVNQSLPQQQTVELPMDGNINLGHMETSAQETSMPVYRSTEFQYDQCKMSFDAPFGGNINDITDYRFGSPFNLGGSDYAVEQLTKQDISTWYL